In Candidatus Baltobacteraceae bacterium, a single genomic region encodes these proteins:
- the lpxD gene encoding UDP-3-O-(3-hydroxymyristoyl)glucosamine N-acyltransferase — translation MLGTLADLQARVGGRVIGDGTVAIARVSAVADASADALTFATDEKFYAAALASNAAAVLVDASVAIDTSAASKPLLIVENARAALAALLAALKPPRPRGPYRDPSAVVDASAQIGENVYLGAHSYVGARARIGAGSTLSPGAFVGDDAAIGEETWLQPRAVVHERCEVGSRVVLHSGCVIGSEGFGWAFIEGRLERIPQIGNVVLEDEVEIGANTCIDRAQTGSTLIGLGTKIDNLVQIGHNCRIGKHCAIAAQTGFAGSTTVGDFVKIAGQVGTRGHMHIGSGSTVAGQSGVWGDVPEGAMISGNPARDHRETLRTEVNLRKLPKLIARIEALEKKGD, via the coding sequence ATGTTAGGCACGCTCGCGGATCTGCAGGCGCGCGTCGGCGGACGCGTGATCGGCGACGGAACGGTCGCGATCGCGCGCGTGAGCGCGGTCGCGGACGCGAGCGCCGATGCCTTGACCTTCGCCACCGACGAAAAATTCTACGCCGCGGCGCTGGCGAGCAATGCCGCGGCCGTGCTGGTCGACGCGAGCGTCGCGATCGACACGAGTGCCGCGAGCAAACCGTTGCTGATCGTCGAGAACGCGCGCGCGGCGCTCGCGGCGTTGCTGGCCGCGCTCAAACCGCCGCGTCCGCGCGGCCCCTATCGCGACCCGAGCGCGGTGGTCGACGCGAGCGCGCAGATCGGCGAGAACGTGTACCTCGGCGCGCACAGCTACGTGGGTGCGCGCGCGCGCATCGGGGCCGGCAGTACGCTCTCGCCCGGCGCCTTCGTCGGCGACGACGCGGCGATCGGCGAAGAGACGTGGCTGCAGCCGCGGGCGGTCGTGCACGAACGCTGCGAGGTCGGTTCGCGCGTCGTGCTGCACTCGGGTTGCGTGATCGGCAGCGAGGGTTTCGGCTGGGCCTTCATCGAGGGCCGGCTCGAACGCATTCCGCAGATCGGCAACGTGGTGCTCGAAGACGAAGTCGAGATCGGCGCCAACACCTGCATCGACCGCGCGCAGACCGGCAGCACGCTGATCGGTCTGGGTACGAAGATCGACAACCTGGTGCAGATCGGCCACAACTGCCGCATCGGCAAGCATTGCGCGATCGCGGCGCAAACCGGCTTTGCCGGTTCGACCACGGTCGGTGATTTCGTGAAGATCGCCGGTCAGGTCGGCACGCGCGGGCACATGCACATCGGTTCGGGTTCGACCGTCGCCGGGCAGTCGGGCGTGTGGGGCGACGTGCCCGAGGGCGCGATGATCTCGGGCAATCCCGCGCGCGATCATCGCGAAACGCTGCGCACCGAAGTCAATCTGCGCAAGCTTCCGAAGTTGATCGCGCGGATCGAGGCGCTGGAGAAGAAAGGTGACTAA